A genomic stretch from Cloacibacterium caeni includes:
- a CDS encoding protein adenylyltransferase SelO: MNLDKITQRYLDLFPGDFSGNPIQRQTPNFFFALTDIYGFKKAQLLHFNENLSEEIGLGKIEKQEDTDFLNATKLPENVKTFSTAYAGHQFGQWAGQLGDGRAIYAGEIQNSEEKSTEIQWKGAGATPYSRHADGRAVLRSSIREYLMSEAMFHLGIPTTRALSLSLSGEKVARDIMYNGNVDFEQGAVIIRTSETFLRFGHFELLAARNELDTLQKLADFTIENYFTEIDKNSTEKYLEFFKIVGEKTADMIVEWIRVGFTHGVMNTDNMSIIGNTIDYGPFSFLDEYNLNFTSNTTDLPGRRYAFGKQAHIAHWNLIQLANALFPLIKDEAALEKILIDYSEMFWKKHDEMMAKKFGFEKLERYDADFFTSWQKLMEEISTDYTLFFSQLESLEEGSDIVEHFRNSFYQNLNKEQEALVIEFVENYRQRLSYNQISKEESRKIMQKANPKFVLRNYLLYDCIAEMEEGKTELFDKLWNALQNPYEEIYPEFSVKRPEKYEGVVGCSSLSCSS; this comes from the coding sequence ATGAATTTAGATAAAATTACACAGAGATATTTAGATCTTTTTCCAGGAGATTTTTCAGGAAATCCTATACAAAGACAAACGCCCAATTTCTTTTTTGCACTTACCGACATTTATGGATTCAAAAAAGCACAGTTATTGCACTTTAACGAAAATTTATCCGAAGAAATTGGCTTGGGAAAAATTGAAAAACAAGAGGATACAGATTTTTTAAACGCTACCAAACTTCCAGAAAATGTAAAAACATTTTCTACGGCTTATGCAGGTCATCAGTTCGGACAATGGGCGGGTCAATTAGGCGATGGAAGAGCCATTTATGCAGGAGAAATTCAAAATTCTGAAGAAAAATCAACAGAAATTCAGTGGAAAGGAGCTGGAGCGACTCCATACTCTCGTCATGCTGATGGAAGAGCTGTTTTGCGTTCATCTATCAGAGAATATCTCATGAGTGAAGCCATGTTTCACTTGGGAATTCCTACTACAAGAGCGCTTTCTCTTTCGCTTTCTGGCGAAAAAGTGGCACGAGATATCATGTACAACGGAAATGTAGATTTTGAGCAAGGAGCGGTGATTATTAGAACTTCGGAAACGTTTCTTCGTTTTGGGCATTTTGAATTATTAGCTGCGAGAAATGAACTCGATACTTTACAAAAACTCGCAGATTTTACCATCGAAAATTACTTTACTGAAATTGATAAAAATTCTACGGAGAAATATCTGGAATTTTTCAAAATAGTGGGCGAAAAAACCGCCGATATGATTGTAGAGTGGATTAGAGTAGGATTTACTCATGGCGTAATGAATACCGATAACATGAGTATTATTGGAAATACGATAGATTACGGCCCATTCTCATTTTTAGATGAATATAATCTGAATTTCACTTCCAATACAACCGATTTACCTGGAAGAAGATACGCTTTTGGTAAACAAGCGCACATTGCTCATTGGAATTTAATTCAATTAGCGAACGCACTTTTCCCATTAATTAAAGATGAAGCTGCGCTAGAAAAAATCTTGATTGATTACAGTGAAATGTTTTGGAAAAAGCATGATGAAATGATGGCGAAGAAATTTGGGTTTGAAAAACTAGAAAGATATGACGCCGATTTTTTCACTTCTTGGCAAAAATTAATGGAAGAAATTTCTACAGATTACACTTTGTTTTTCAGTCAGTTAGAAAGCCTTGAAGAAGGTTCAGATATCGTTGAGCATTTCAGAAATTCTTTTTATCAGAACTTGAATAAAGAGCAAGAAGCTTTGGTTATAGAATTTGTAGAAAATTACAGACAAAGACTTTCTTACAATCAAATTTCCAAAGAAGAAAGCCGAAAAATCATGCAAAAAGCCAATCCGAAATTTGTCTTGAGAAACTATTTGCTGTACGATTGCATTGCCGAAATGGAAGAAGGCAAAACAGAACTTTTTGACAAACTTTGGAACGCTTTACAAAATCCTTACGAAGAAATCTATCCAGAATTTTCAGTAAAAAGACCAGAAAAATATGAAGGAGTAGTAGGTTGCAGCTCACTTTCTTGTTCTTCATAA